The Lycium barbarum isolate Lr01 chromosome 11, ASM1917538v2, whole genome shotgun sequence genome contains the following window.
CAACTATCCCCATAGACAAAATTCAGACCACTTAAAGTTTTGAAAGAGACTAGAGGATATGCAAATGATATAAAGGAAGTGACTTAGTATGTGAATAGGCATGAGGAATACTGGTTTCACAAAGGGGAACACTATAGGCCGTTACTGATAGTATATAGGCATATGGGGATTCATGTTTAGTTTAGGCGAAAACCAGTGTTCAAATCATAGGTATGGGTAAACCCAAAGGATACAGGTGATGTCCTTTAATGTGTTTTAGGACTAAAATAACACAGCACTGAAGTTGAAACAGAAATTTAAAGTCAAAGTGTTCATGCAAAACATCTCAAACATATGACAACATCTTAGATATCAGTAAAATAAGTGATTAGACATTCTTAGACATCCTATACAGGTTAAACATCAGGTAAACAGGTGGGCATGACTGCATTTGGACAATAATAACATAGAAAGCCAATTCAGATTGTCACTTATGGGAACACAAGACATAGAAGGATAGCCCAAATGGTTTTCACAGACCCCTTATATCACTTATACTAATATTGACAGTATATGCAATTAAACAGGGTTTATAGACTTATACATGATCCTAATAATCAACAACTAGGGTACTCAAATAGACTTTTAGTGAAAGAATTTAGTTGAACAACCTGCTAAAGACTCCCAGACAAGCTTGTTAATGACATTCTTATGACTTAAATCAAACAGCACAATCGTATTAGCATGTCTTTACCCTAATCGTGCTCATTACATAATATCTAAACAATAACCTTAGCTGAGCAACCTAGGCATATAAGTATCTAACCACTAATCATGCTTGCTATTATAGTTATAACTAAACAAAGAACATAACTTAAAAACAGAATAAAATAATTTCCTAATCGAACTTACTACTGCCGCTGTATTAAACACATAGCATAAACAGTATAAACAACAACTTAAATAAACAGAAAATAACTAGGGGAAGAGTTtaccttcttcaggtgcagcgaaatgggattcgagcttccgatatacctcgaaacacttcGAAATTCGAAATCGTGTGTGCTCAAATTTGAACGAACACTCGAAGCAAGAACAAAACCAGATTCGATATTTTGTGCCGATATCGAGAAAAATTGAaaattgatgttttgaaagaagaACTGGAACAATCAAAGACTTGTGTTTCGAAATGACTATCAAGAAGTATTAAGGTGTTTCTTAGGGGTTTCTGAATCGAAAAACCTCAGTTTCCTGGGGAATTTTTTAATCGAAAACCTCTTggttcttggggggggggggggggggagtttctTGAACCGAAAAATCCTCCCTTTTCTGACTTAGAAAATCATTATGTATAGGgcgaactagggttttgtttgagAGGAGCGTGGACAGAGGAACGTGGGGATGGCAGAGGCATGGGGAACAGGGAGAAATGGGGCGGCAGTgagcgtgggggggggggggggggggacaagagAAGGTGGAGGCGATGAGGGAGACGAAGGAGAAAattgagggagagagagagagagagagggaacaGGGGATGGGGCGGCTGGTGAGGAAAAATatgagggaaaccctaaaagggtttcctttgttaaatgaaaatccgggtcgggtcgggtaaatTCGGGTAGTGGGCTGAATATTGGGTTAAAATAATGGGCTGGTGGTTTGAAGATGTGGGCTAGGAATAAATGTGGGTTGGGCTGAATTAAAAGGATGGGCtgattgaattaaaatgtggccaggtaaattaaaatgtggactggttttgtgaattggtccgaaaatagtatgagttgattgggctactacatttaaataaaaaacctatttaaataacttgtgttaaagtattacttaatataaaatatgcaattattagtgctcagataaaaaatggctttgtaatagccgtgcaataatatttcgaaaatccacaggaaataaacactattatttaattatgcaaagataaatgtgatgcgtgtgcgtaagctggtaaaatgccggaATGAtagaattgtgaattataataataataataataataataataataataataataataataataataataataataataataataataataatgataatgatggctagtaactgcaatagaataatgaaacgccggtattgataagaggctaataattatagtaaaaaatacaaatatatattttataatttttcaaaaatattagaagcgtaaacaggtatttcggaggagaggcgggacaaaattgggtgtcaacaatcatTCGTCTGGGTACTACCATTAGCAACATTCGTAGCATCATCAACAACCATCTTGGTTCTTCAAGATTTCAAGCAAAAACATTGTATATTTTGCGGAAGTTTAACAGAAACGAAATCGATCGATCAAGCTAGGATTTCAAGCTtgattgctctgataccatgtagtgTTTAGAAGAAGAAGATTAGGTAGTTGATCCTAATCTGATaatggaagaagaagaaatgaagaggaagaagaaggaaTGAATTTCTCATTATGGTGTGTTCGTATGCAGGCtgtataccatgtatatatacatgagtGGATCAACTTGTTAAGTTGTTGGTCATTTAACTAACTTGAAATTAATAACTACCTAACAACTTGCTGATTACACTTAATGTCTCACTTTCATAACTAACTTTGTGAAGTCTCTTCTAACTAACTTAACTAACTTTTGAATTACTTGTTTCTTCTAACTTAACTTAACTAACTTGTGAAGTCTCTTCTAACTAACTTAACTAACTTTTGAATTACTTGTTTCTACggtgtcgaatgctgctgattaTGTGAAATGGGTGTGACACTCGGATGGAATTTTATGTCAAGTAAGCAAAGACAAGTTATTATTGCTTACAAGTTACAAAGAGCCGGAATTAAAATGTAAGTGAAAAAAGTTTAGCCGGAAAGTTTACTAAAATGTGGCTTTTAATTAAAAACAACAAAAAGTTTACATTCGTTGTTGTTGCCTCGTATGAATAATCTACCATCTCAATCTTGTCTGCCATCGGAGAAAAGAGTCCGTTTATCTGTTTTCCTTTTCCCCCCTCTATTGGAGGTCGTGGAATGGTGGGGGATAATAAAATAAGCATTTAATAAATGAAGCGACATGTACGAGACAGTATATTGTCATATAGTGAACTATTAATTTCTTTTCTAGGTGACATAAAAAGTCACAAGTACAATATATACCATAACTTGATGTCTCTATTTATTCCGTGCAGATCATTTACCCTATCCTACTATTGCCATACGTACCTTCACCAAAGTAAAAATGAGCTAATTGAAAATCTTTTGTCCTGGTGACAAAATCATCTTTGGATCAAACTGACTTTTCCTTTGTTGAAATACTTCCCATTTTTTGCCAAAATGATTCATCCAAGCTTCCTTAGTTCTGTAATGTGGAAGATATTGCTTGATCTTGAGACCATTTTTTTCACAGTAGTTTAAGATTTCTTCATTTTGACCATCCAAAGACTCCCAGTCATTGAATCCACAAGAGTACAACAGCCCTACGCAATAGAATGTCTCCTCCTCTGGTATCACAACAGACATCCGATCATCCCATCTGATTTTTTTATAAAGCACTAATCAATTTCAACAAACTATATTCTACATACATGCTagacaaacaaaaccaaaaaaaaaaaaaaaagagaagggaaGGGTAGTGCTAGGGTAAGGAGAAGGTGAAGGTGAAAAGAACATACTCCGTACTATATATGTTCCATTTTATATGATACTCCCTCCCTccgtccgtcccaatttatgtggtacttttcgttttttgagagtcaatttgactaaactttgaagctaaattggattagattaacttgatattttaacattaaaatttatatatttgaaaactacatgaaaagtactataaattgtaacttttctcatatcaatttaatgaaaaaatacatcttaaaatgatgATAAAGTTCATACAGTTTGAATCTCAGGAAGCAAaatatgccacataaattgggacaaaagaagtactttcaaaaaaaaaaatttgacatCTCTAGATAATTAGTAGATTTGGACTTGAtttggttaaagttgaagttgaaaagggtatttgaaagttgaaggaTATTCAGAGATTTGTAGTTTTGGGAGTAAAAAATATTACTTCTTTTGAAATACTCCTTAAACAAGTTTTTCAACTTTTCAATTTCACGtttcaaatttgaaataatgatCAGATCATTACACAAATAAGTACTTATCTGAAATAATGTGTAAAGATTATTTTAAAATTGTCGTGACATGTTCAAGACCACATGATATTAAAAAACTTTTAATTATAAGTACCAAAGTCGTTTCTTAATTATGTGCCCCCTAGTCAAGCACCATTATGTATATAAAAGAGTTAATGGttaaaaacacacctgaactatcactttttcgcgagtttcacacgCTAACTATCTGTTGTTCCCTTTTTCTACCTGCACTATCATCATCTCTGTATTAAAACACACTTTGAAGCTGAGTAGGCCAACTATCAACTGTTCCCTTTTCCTACTGAATATCACGAACTACTCAACTAGGTGTGTTTAATACATATATGGTGATAGTTCAGTTAGAAAAATATATAGGCGATGATATTTCAGGTAGAAAAATAGAACAGCTGATAGTTGGGgtatgaaactcgcgaaaaagtgataATTCGAGTgtgttttgaccattatctctatATAAAATGAATGCGGGTGGAGTATTAGGAGTACTTTATTCCGGTTGTTGGGTACACAAGGATGGACCCTGTGGTCTTGTTTTGTTTGAGAATGATGTCCACGAAGACACCAGCATTGAAGTCCATGATACTGGACTTTGGTACAAAGAGATTGAGCCATGGATGAGGAACATCCCACAGTCCTTTTGATTGCAGCTTTAGCTCCCCCTTTTTTACTCTATTAAGAAAATCTACAAAGGTTGCATCTTTCTTGAATATGTGTCCAGACAGAAAGTTCAACCCTTTCATCATCTTGTGCAATTCCTGCATAAAAGCATATCTATGTATATCATAATATGGTCTTTCCAAATATATTAATTTACGTAGAAAACATAATGAAATAATTAAAAGTGTTCTCTCTCTTACGTCTTAACCTCTTAGATTAGATGGTCACATGCATGCAGTACACCCGTTATCGAACATGATTTTCACGTGCTTTGCCATGAAAGATAAAACCAAGCCCACACACGTGAGGGAGCGTGTTGAAGACATAATTAAGTGCTAATTAAAATCTTTAAACTATTCGATAAGATGATTACACACACTACACCAATTTAGTACATGTTATTTATAAAAAGTGGTTTGTTTTTATGTGATTTAAGTAGTACGCTATATAGCTCGTTGAAACAGGCAAGAGCTAGCATATATAGTATAACCTTTCCCCCTTGTGTGAAATCGTACATTTTAGCAACCTGTGAGCTGGGATAGGAGGCATCTGCAGAGAGATATGAATGGAGTAATGATAATGGCTTTCCATTGCCCTGTTGGTAATATCAGCAGCAACTTGGCAGAGGCAAAGGCTGCATCTTTTGGACTGAATTGGGCCAGGAACAATGGCTTGAGGCATATCATTCTAGAATGCGATTCTCTTTTGGTTGTAAATATGTTACTGGGAAAGAGCAATATTCCATGGCAGATGAAAGACACGATACAACAGGGCAAGACACTAATTGAACATGGCGATTGCAAGATTCAACATTGTTACAGAGAAGCAAACCAGGTTGTGGATTCGTTGGCTAAATGGAGTAAAGGAAGAACAAACAGAGTGATCTCTTCTCCTAATAGACTACCTGATTTGGTGAAAGGAGCTTACAAATTGGACCTGGTTCATATGGCGGCGTTTAGACATATTCACAGAAGAAACCAGTTTCCGTAAGTTTGGAAGCATATTTTTTTCCTGTTTtctagcagtttttttttttttttgtcccatAGAAGATATGCTTTCTATTTTCCTTCCGTACAGGAACTGGCTAAAGTGTTAAGGATATTTAGACCTACTCTTATGTAATAACTTTTGGGTATATATACAAGGGACCCGCCACCATAAGGGGGAgatgctatttttttttaaaaaaaaaaattggttgatTGTAGTATTAGTTAGATGGAGGAGTTCTACAGTAGTTAGAGTACTTAGCTTTAGTTAATTAACTTAATCAAGTCGATTATTGTGTAGTTCGTTATATAGTTAGTGGAGTTCGATATTTTTGTTGTAAGTTCATTCCCTGTAATTTAGAATTGTTGTGTACGAAATGTGACTTTCCGCTCTTCTTCTAATCATTCCTACTCCATCATTTCCATGGCTGAGATCTAGCCAGGTTTACATAACCATACTATATAATTCAACGAATTCGCCTTAGATAAATAATGATGATGTATCATATAGTACAGGGTGAGGTTTGTTAGCTCATATACATTAAAACgcaaaacataacaaaattaCCCAATTTACATCATCTTAGGAATTTGTCTTTTATTTGTTTCTTTATGAAGTTACAGATCTAGCTAGTAATAAGTGGTACAAAAAATGGTAATAAAGGGTACGTACCTCATCAACTGTACTAGCACTTTGATCATCATAGTACTTGACCATTTCCAAACAGTAGATAATGCCGTATTTGGATATCAAGGAAAGTATTTTGGATTGGTTGGAATGTGAGAAAAAGGAAGATCTCCAATTATTTGGAGGACTTTGATTCATCGTAAGAGAGCCTTCCACATAGTCCATGCCATCAATGGAAATAAGTTGTTCTTGGTCACTTGTGAATTTTGAAAAATCAGCATACAACACTCTGACCCATTTCACCTGCAAGCCAAAAAAGTATCTTTAGAAAATCTCCATTGAACAAGAAAAAGGACATGAAAATGTATATATGGTACTCTTGTTGGTGCTTTCTCTAAGATAATTCTTGCTCTGGTTATGATTCCAAACTGGCCTAGACCTCCTAAAACTGCAAAAAACAGCTCTGAATTCGTGTGTTTGGAGCAAGTCACAAATTCCCCTTTACCTGAAATAAACACAAGAAACAAGAACAGTCCATACGTGCAATATATAATGGACTTATCTTTTTCCAGCTGGTATGCCGTATCAGTAAGCAAATACGGAAAATAGCCAAATATATCTTTCGTTTtattttgggtccaaatatacccttattGTTATATTATTTGTTTAAAATTATCCCTCTTCTGTTAAAATTGTGCACCTTGAACATCCTATCCCACGTGACAATTGATAAtgtggatgccacgtggcagtgTCATCTCATCACCCTAACTACTCCGTCcctcttccaccactaaaatttccacccctccaccaccattaCCACCATCTTATCCTTCAATCCCACCTGATCGCAATGCCTCAAATTGGATTGGCCCTTTGATATTTTCATTTTTCTGACGTTCTGAAATCAAAAATTTTAAATTGGAATTACTTTGGTCCACAACTTGAACTATGAAAAACCAAAAAATCAGAGAGGTAATTTACCATCAAAACAAGTCAGGAACTTTTGCATTTACTATTAACACAGTCAGGAACCGTCCATAACTCAGATCTGATCCAAACCCCGCTCCTTTACCACCGTTATACGCCTCTGCTCCGCCGTTCACCGCTACTTGCAACACTCCTTCTTATACACACGATCCGATTTACTCTCCACCACCTCCCTTACAGTCCTACATCCCTCCTCCCCTTCTCCTTCATTTGAATTTCACGGACCTTACCAAAACCCACTGCATTCTCACCCTTTTTATCCAACTCCGAATTTGACAATACCGGAAAGTTTGATCAAAATGGACCTTATCACTTGTATTATTCCTTCCAACATAAATCGACATATCTGAAGTATAAGATAGATATAATTGGAAGGACAATTTTTTCCTGGAGCTGTAATTATACGGTGGTAACGGTGGTGGAGGGGGGTAAATTTTAGTGGCGGAAGATGGAGGAGTAAAATGGGTCAAGGGTGATGAGATGACAATGTCATGCTACGTCATCAATTGTCAGTGTAAAATTATCggataaaaatatatttaaactAATAGTCTAACGGTAAAAATATATTTGGACTCAAAATATAATAAGAGTATATTTGACACTTTTCTAATAATACAAGAATATATTTAGCCATTTTCCAAAGCAAATAAGTACATAGTATAGGAAAAATCTTATGGTGGGTGATGCATGCCATGTCATAATTTTGTGAGGGTTTCATTAATTAATAAGTGTACATTTTGGGTCCCACACCATATTACTTCTCCTTCTCTCTTTACCCACCCCTTTCTTCC
Protein-coding sequences here:
- the LOC132618102 gene encoding cytokinin dehydrogenase 3-like isoform X2; the encoded protein is MAKLYSPCYLIIFFTISHLVMSFIGKLHLKPYDVFSQLDIATRLISSADSAATVATSTDFGKLVQETPAAVLYPSSTDDIVKLVHFSNNGISVPFGIAARGHGHSVRGQAMAPNGVVVVMNSLKNSNNMIGIRVSWDPILGFGYADVGGEQLWVDVLHATLEHGLAPVSWTDYLYLSVGGTLSNAGISGQTFRYGPQISNVIEMDVITGKGEFVTCSKHTNSELFFAVLGGLGQFGIITRARIILEKAPTRVKWVRVLYADFSKFTSDQEQLISIDGMDYVEGSLTMNQSPPNNWRSSFFSHSNQSKILSLISKYGIIYCLEMVKYYDDQSASTVDEELHKMMKGLNFLSGHIFKKDATFVDFLNRVKKGELKLQSKGLWDVPHPWLNLFVPKSSIMDFNAGVFVDIILKQNKTTGSILVYPTTGIKGGDILLRRAVVLLWIQ
- the LOC132618102 gene encoding cytokinin dehydrogenase 3-like isoform X1, producing the protein MAKLYSPCYLIIFFTISHLVMSFIGKLHLKPYDVFSQLDIATRLISSADSAATVATSTDFGKLVQETPAAVLYPSSTDDIVKLVHFSNNGISVPFGIAARGHGHSVRGQAMAPNGVVVVMNSLKNSNNMIGIRVSWDPILGFGYADVGGEQLWVDVLHATLEHGLAPVSWTDYLYLSVGGTLSNAGISGQTFRYGPQISNVIEMDVITGKGEFVTCSKHTNSELFFAVLGGLGQFGIITRARIILEKAPTRVKWVRVLYADFSKFTSDQEQLISIDGMDYVEGSLTMNQSPPNNWRSSFFSHSNQSKILSLISKYGIIYCLEMVKYYDDQSASTVDEELHKMMKGLNFLSGHIFKKDATFVDFLNRVKKGELKLQSKGLWDVPHPWLNLFVPKSSIMDFNAGVFVDIILKQNKTTGSILVYPTTGIKWDDRMSVVIPEEETFYCVGLLYSCGFNDWESLDGQNEEILNYCEKNGLKIKQYLPHYRTKEAWMNHFGKKWEVFQQRKSQFDPKMILSPGQKIFN